GGATAAAGTCTGATTTTCCATGATTATCGTTTTTTGTGTGATGGTTTATTGTTTGTTTGATGATACAAAGCTACTACCGCTGTCATCCTGTATGTTTATCATTTCACGACAAACGCTTGTCATTTCACGACAATCTGTTTTTTATCCGGTGAGGGATAAATAACTTTAACCTATGAAACAAATAGTATTAGCCGTCATCGCTTATGCCGTGCAGCGCGATATAGATGCAGCAAAGCTCTGTCAGCTGGCAGGCATCAACCTAAAAACATTAAAGAAAACTGATGCGCCGCCGGTCGCGCAGCAGCAGCTGGACGCACTGTGGCTGCATGGGGCGCAACTGTCGGGGGACCCGCTGTTTGCGTTGCATTTTGCTGCTTCCGTACAGCCGGCAGCGTTAGGCATAGTAGGCCAGATCGTTCAGACCAGCGCCACCGTGGGAGAGGCGCTGACACATGCGGCGGCGCTGGCGGGCCACCTGACAGACCAGTGCCGGCTGGAGATCGCGAGGAACAGTAAAAACTTCACCGTGCGGTTTATCCCGGCTGCGGGTAATATTAACGAGCCTACGATGGCCTTCAGGAATCTCATGGAGCTGCTGATGGTCATTACCATTCATGAAGTGACGGGCCTGATGCTGGAGAAAATTGCGCCGCTGGCAGTGAGACTGCCTTATAATGTACCGGACATAACAGCATATGAACAGATATTCCGGTGCCGGCCGGTAAAGCGCGCCGGGGAATATGCTTTAGTATTTGACGCCCGTTATTGGGAAGAGCCGATCCTATCGGCCAACTATGAACTGCAAAATATGTTGTTGAAGAAAGTGGCGTCCATGGCGCAGCAGCCATCAAAAACGGTGAATAACCTGCAGACGAGGGTGTATAATTATCTGCTGGCCAACTCTTATCTGGGCATTATATCGCTGGAAGAGATGGCGGCTAATTTTAACCTGAGTCCACGGAGCCTGCAACGTAAGCTGAAAGAAGAAGGGGTGAAATATCAGGAGATCGCCGATGCGGTGAGGAAATCACTGGCGTTGTATTATATCTCTGCGGGTAGTTATCCGCTGAAAGATATTTCGTATATGCTGGGGTATAATGAAATGAGCGCCTTTACCCGTGCTTTCCGGCGGTGGACAGGCAGCAGTCCGCTACAATATCAGTCGTTGTAGTTGAAAGTGGTGTTTTTATGTACGATGCCCCACTTCTTAACAAAAATATAATCCCCTCTTTCGAGGGCGTCAAGGTAGTTGTTGATCCATTCCCGGAAGGAACGAGCTACGATTTCACGGTGCCCGTCATCATGCCAGAGGGTGATGATCTGACCATAGTTGCCTTCGGGGGCAGGGTCAAGGTCTATGCAGAGAAAGTTGCCGAAGCCATCGGCTGTAAAGGGTATCCAGTGGGGATTCCACCAATCGGCCCGGATGCCGGTGTCGGGCTCGGACGCAATAGGCTCATCGTTATACGTGTAGGTGCCGGAAGCGACCAGGTCATGCCAATAGTGCCATTTGTTGGTAATCTCTTCCACTGGTAATAGCTGGTCGCCATCTATCAGGCCGGGCCTGGCTTTATGTTGACCGTCATGGATGGCGTAGAAATCCTTGAAATCAGCCGGGATAGCCGATTCTGTGAGTTTTTCAAGCGATTCCATCGCACCGTAGGGTGCCCCGGGGTTTAGTACATGGAGCAGCCTGGGGGCCTGCTGTCTTATCCAATTTTCCCATCTTGTCCAGTATTCTTGCATATGGTATGGGTTTAACCGACTATAAAGATGTAAAAATTCCGCCATAAATAAAAGCGGTAGATGTTACGGACGCGTGAAAGAAATACCTACTTTTGTAATCAGCATCATTTAAACGAAAACATACCACTATGGCACAGTTACCTAAATTTCTGATCGCAGACGATCCTGTTACAGATCCGGAAAATGAATATATTTTTCATACCGAGAAACCCCGCTTCTTTGCCAAACGTGTAGAAGAAGACGAAGAAACTGCTTACATCGACATCGTTGAAGAAATTGATGACGTGGAAGCGTTCTACAAAGATTCTCCGGAAAAGAAACAGGAATTGCTTGAACAACTGGAAGACTGGTACTACTCTTACATGGAATGGCTGGAAGACGACGGCAGCGAAGATGAAGAAGACGAAGAATAGTAACTGTAAGAAATTAAAAAGCGTCCGCTATTGCGGGCGCTTTTTTTGTTGCATGATCAGCCAGGTTGCAATTGTAACTGCAATTCCTTTCTGAATGCGGATGGATTGACCCCTTTGTATTTTTTGAACATTCTGTTCAGGTGACTTTCATCGGTAAAGCCCAGTTCATACGCTATTTCCCCTACCCGCAAGCTGCTGTATTGCAGCCTCGTTTCCACCAGCTTTAGTTTGTACTGCATGATATATTGTTGCAGGCTGTCGCCGTTGTTACGTTTGAAGTACTCGCTCAGGTAGGTAGGTGATATATTAAAATGGGTGGCGATCTGTTCGGCCCTTAATTTTTCAGGGGAATAGATATTTTCGTGGATATAGTGCAGTATATTTAGCGATGCGTCGCTTTTGCCCGGCTGCCGTGAGGGTTCGGGCAACTGGCTGGAGATATTGCGTGCCACCACTAGCAGAATAGTGTTGACCATCTGCTGTGATAAGGCTTTATGATAAGGCTGTTGATTTACCTGTTCCCGGATAAGTGCTTCTATCAGTGATTTTACCAGCGGTTTGTCGGTTTTGTTTTTGAGGATGCAGCCCGGCAGGTGGTTGTTGTTCTGGAAAATAAATTCCAGCTGCTGTATCCATTCTTTGGGCTGGTTTTTCAGGTAGACGTCATTAAAGCGGATAAAGAAAAATTTAGTACTGTCCTTTACTTCAAAGGAATGGCAGTCCTGCGGCATCACCAGAAACAGTTTATCGGCGCTGTAGGGCAGCTGGTTCTTGTTAACACACTGTACTCCACTGCCTTCCACGATGTACACCAGTTCGAAAAAATTGTGTTTGTGTGCATCTATAGGGCACTCGGTGCATTCGCGGTATTCGATCTCAAAAGGCTGGTATAAATTCTCCTGTATCATCTTATAAAATTACTGAATGATCCAGAATTTGTACAAAGAATTTTACAGGGAGATGCTGATCTTTGATATATAAAATTACTGTAATGGAAAACAACACAATTGCCTTTGTACTGTTAAGGCTGGCGGTAGCAGCCAGCATGTTTGGCCACGGCCTGGTAAGGCTTCCCAAGCTGAACGGGTTCAGCCACTGGATGACGGCTTCTTTTGAAAAATCCATGTTGCCCGGCGCCCTGGTAGTGCCTTTCAGTTATATCCTTCCTATTGCTGAGTTTGTGATAGGGCTACTATTGATACTTGGGCTGTTTACCCGTCTGTCACTCATTGCCGGTGCGGTGGTGATGATCATGCTCATCATGGGCTCTACCCTGATAGAAGACTGGGGTAATCTGCCCTCGCAGATGATACACGCAGCTTTCTTTGCGGTGCTGCTGGTATTTATCAAATACAACGGTTTCGCGCTGGACAAGGTTATCAGCAAGTAATCCGTGACTCCAGTGTTTTCCTGAATGAGGCGGGGTCGTCCAGCCGGAAGATAAATTGTTTTACTGCTTTCTTTTGTTTGTAGAGCAAGTACAACGAAATGGGTTGTTTTAACTCTAGTGCCACATTCCCCGGCTCAAAAGCTTTCAGCAGGGAAAGCTGCAGGACAGTATTGTCGGCCGGAGGCAATCTTCGCAAATCCCTGACAGTCCTCACCTGATCAAACGGGATATGTAATGATGTGATGATGCCATAACGAAGCAGGATGCCGTTATCATCCAGTTGTACAGGCCGATAACAAATTGCCTTCAGGTGCGCCAGCAGAAATACAACGGAATAGGCACCTGCGGCCAGCATTACCCGGTGTAATACGGGATAATTCAGCCGGGATAATAACAATCCCATGCCGGTCATCTCCAGTAATAACAGAAAAATAAAAATGCCATATACGGCGGCGGCTCCCTGCCGGCTGTACCAGGAAAAAGCAGGCATCGATGCCTGCTTTTTCCATCTGAATATGGCGTAGTACGCCAGCGTAGTTTCTGTTACCAACACACGGCATACTTTATCATTTCTGATCAGAGGCCGCAGTGCTGCGGATAGTAATTCCGGGAAATCCTGTAACGGATATTGTTGCCTGAGTTGCTGATAACGGCCGTAGGTGCCGTGTACCAGTATGATCAAACGTAATAACAACAGATCGAGCGTAAGCCCCGATAAAATTTTATCGGTGAGAGGATGTCCATGGCCTGATACCAGTAGTGACATTATTTTAAGCACTACCGCTATCATGAAGAGGAACGTTAATAACCGTGTACGGGTGAGCGTTAGTTTCATGAGGCAACGTTTATTCGTGACCGGGGTGTCGGATTTTCATTTCATCAAGGTCCAGCTGCATCTCCTGGCTGCGGATAACCTCATCGCTAAAGGTGTTGTGCTGCCGTAACCTGAACAGTTCCTGCCGTTGTTGTGCGTAAATATCCATTAGCACGGCATGATACAGTTCCACTTCTGTTTTTTCGGTATCGTCACATTCCAGTGATTCCAGTCGCGCGGAAGTACTGCTGATATTATGTTCCAGGTCTTTTTTGAGAAAACCGACCAGTTCATTGTCGTTTGCTTCAAAGGAATATTTCTCTTCCAGCCGCTGAAGGGCCACTTTCATCATCGCGAGGCGCATGCCTGCTTCCTGTTCCGCCAATGGTGTAATATCATCTATCTCACCCACTTTAATGAGTTTTATAAGCCAGGGAAGCGTGAGTCCCTGAAATACCAACGTCACCAGAATCACGATAAAGGTGATAAACACAATCAGGTTACGGTGCGGGAACAGTAACGGCACAGATAAAGCGGACGCCAGTGAGACCACGCCGCGCATGCCTGCCCATCCTACTACCAGCGGCCCTTTCCAGCCCGGACTGGCTTCCTGTGTCCGGATTTTTTTGCTCAGCATCCGCGGAATGAAAGCGCCCGGATATACCCAGAACAACCGCACCAGTATAGTAAGGAAAGCAATCACCAGTCCATACCGGATAGCATCGCCGATGGAGTAATTGCCCAGCGCATGCACGATAGTGGGCAGTTCCAGCCCTATCAGCATGAAAATGATGCCATTAAGCACAAAGATCAGCGTGCTCCATACACCCAGCATCTGCATACGGGTAGCGCCGTCCGGGAAGATGGCATGTGAGCGGTAGGAGAGGAACAGCCCTCCGCTAACAACAGCCAGTACACCGGAAAAATGAAACTGCTCCGCCGCCAGGTATATAAAGTACGGCGTCATCAGCGTAAGTGCAGAGTCTATACTGGGCGTAGTAGGCAGCCATCGGTGAATAGCATACATGATATTTGCCACTGCAAGTCCGATCAGGATGCCCATGCCGGCGGATAAAAAGAAATCACCGATAGCCTGATGTATCACAAATTGCCCGGAGACTACCGCCAAGGCGGCAAACCGGAAAATAATCAGGCTGGACGCGTCGTTGATCAGGCTTTCGCCTTCGAGGACGGTCATGGCCCGCTTAGGGACTTTCAGGTGCTTCAATACGCTGGTCGCTGCTACTGCATCCGGCGGAGAGATAATGCCGCCCAGCAGAAAGCCCAGCGCCAGCGTAAACCCGGGTATCATCGAATGGGAAACATACGCGACAATACAGGACGTGAAAATAACAGCGCCAAAAGCCAGCATCATAATAGGCCGCTTCCATTTCCAGAAGTCATTCCAGGAAGTATACCAGGCGGCTTCATATAGCAAAGGTGGCAGGAAAATCGTAAAAACAAGGTCGGGGTCTATTTCTATCTTCGGCAAACCAGGAATAAAACCAATTCCAAGTCCCGCCAGCACCAGGAAAATAGGATAAGAGATCTTTAACCGCTGGCCCAGCATCACCAGCATAAATACTACAAACAACAAAGTAAGGACAAGGAGCAATGAATGGTGCATACCAGGACAGCTATTTGTCGGTAAATTAAGAAATTGTGTTATAAATTTCCTGGTGAACTATATGGATTTTTCGGTTTGTCAGAGAGGGCTGGTTATTTTGTGGCTGGTTGTCTGAATTCATTATACTGCTGCCTGATATAGACGTACAAATCATAATCACTGATGTCTTTTACGAATTCATACGATGGCTGATATCGCAACATAAACTGCGAAAGGCTGTCGCCGTCCATTCCGGTGAGGCGTTGTACCAGCGAAGGGTTAAACTTTTGTTCCACCAGGTTTTCTTTTTCTTTGTCCAGCAGTATTTTTCTGAATTTTTCCTTCTTTTTATTCTTGTTGAAAGATACCGCTTTGTATAGCTGATTGATATTAACAGCGATCAATGGCCCGGCAGAGACAATCACTTCATTCCATCGCGGACGGCGGAAGTCGAATTCTCTCCTGAACTCCTGCCGCAGACGCAGCGAATCGCGCAGGTAATTGTAATGTATAATGTTGATGGCTTTCAACTCCAGTGGCTGGGATTGCAGCTGATGGGTAACGCTTGTTCTGTCTTTGCTGACGATGTAAAGCAGTGGCACAAAACCCAGTGCTTTCAATAGCAAGGTGTCACCTTTTCGTGCGTTCAGTTGATAGCGTCCCTGTTCATCGCTGATGACGGCGGACTGTGTACGTTTATTCAGTACCGTTATACCCGCTGCGGGTATGCTGTCTTCCCGGAAGATCGTTCCCTGCACAGGGCTCTGGGCATGCACGTGCGACAATGCCAACAGCAGCAGCGCCAACAAAACGATATGCCTCAGTGTCCGCATAACGGAAAGATATAAACGCTTTCGTAAAGGAAAAGTTAATATTGACGGTTTTAGTTTAAATTCGTATCATGAAAGGATTCTGGTCATATTTCTGGGTAGTATACATGCTCTTTTTTGCTATCCCGTTTCCCATGCTGATTTATTATAACACACGGGAAGGCCTCACAGATACCAACCCCTGGCTGGCCATTACCTGGCTGCTGCTATCATTGATACTCTGGGGAATACTGGTACTGCGGTGGTTCCGTAACTGGATACTGTTGCCGTTTAAAATGAAACGGAATATCGGCTATCTGTTGCGCGAAGGTGAAAAACGTGAAGCGCGTATTGTGGATAGTAAGGACGGTAAACACTTGAACGGTGATATGATAATGAAGAAGATGACGCTCAGTCTGCGTAATTTTGTGGGAACAGAAATCACAGAAAATCTGGAACTGGCTGATTCGAGGCCCGGAGAAATGCGCTATGAAAAAGGCCGGATTATCCACCTGATGATTGATAAAAGCCTGAAATTGCGGCCTTACCTGATTGTGGATACCACCCAGGCTGGCGTGAAGGCTGGCCGGATGGCGCTACTGGTGCTGCTCTGGCTGGGGCTTGTGGGAGCTATTGTGTGGTACTACTATTTTTCCTACAACATGGAAAGCAATGGTTATGGCTGGCGTTTCATGAAGGTGTACCATCCGTTGGTATTGTGTCCGCTGATCCTTTTCGTGAGCCGCTGGGGCCTGGGGATGTTGTTGAAGCTGTTCTCCGGCGGAGATCCTGATACATTACTGCATATCAAATACTATGGTGTTCAGACGATGGCGGAGGTGGTATCTGCCACACAGACAGGCACTTACATCAATGAACAGCCACAGGTGAAGTTTGAACTGCGTTACCAGGACACCTATGGTAAAACGTATACGGCTACCCTGAAAAAGATAGTATCACTTATTGATTTGGGAATGGTCCGCCAGGAAACTGTTTCCATATTTTACCTGAAGGATAAACCGTCAGAAGTGGCGTTTGCAGATGATCTGGCTGGTCTAAATTAATTTTATGTTAACGAACAGACACAAGGTTTTAGGAATACTATTGATACTGGGATGCTTTTCCTGCAACCAGCTGATGGATACTTTCAACGACACGTTCAGGGAAAAAAAAGAAGATGGTCCGGCTAACACCGGCCATAGCAGCCCGGTAACATCATCTGTTACTATTGAGTCCCACGTTTCCAGAGACACCGTGCGCACCACTTATTCTTCCCGTAATACCACCCGTAAGCTAAATTTTCTGTCTGATGAAGCGGGACTAAGAGAGGCGGAAAAAAGCCTGTTGGCCCTGCCTGCCTACGCGGGGAAAAAGATGTACCTCTACGATGATATCCATACATATGATGATGGCAGAATCAACCTGCAGCTTCGCCATCCGGAGAACCCCGACTATGTGGATGCATGGCACTTTGCCGATGGGCAATGGAAAGGGCCGGAACCTGTACAGCTGTCTGTCCGTAATAAAGTAGAAGAAAAGCTGCTTCCGCTGGATGAGATTGACTTCACCAGCATAGCAAGGATATATAAAAATATTGTGGAGAAATCAGCAACCATTGAAGGGGCGAAGCCGCCCACACATATTTACGGTATCGTCCGCGGAAAAGGCCTTGCCTGGTACCCTACCTCCATCAGTGGCAGCCGGGAAAGGTATGCCATCAGTTTTCATCAGGATGGCAGCATCGACAAGTTTTTCAGGGAATAAACGGTACTTCCTGCAGGATTTCGTAATGAGGCGCATCCACAGCTTTTTTCAGTATGGTCACTTTATCGCAGCAGAAGCTGTCATGACAATCAAAATCATGCAGATTGACCTTCAGCAGTTCGTCACGGGCTACATTCCGCGCAATGGTAATATGTGGTGTGAGGTTGCCGCGACGGTAGCTGAAAGTACTGCTTATCCTGCCATGCAGGCTGCTGATAGCATCGCTGTTGACCGGTTGCAACATTAAGGTGGCCGTACGGCCATGATGGAAAATACCGGCGCCATCAAACTGTACCCTGAAGTCCTTAAAGCCTGTTACTGCATGAGCCACCTGCCGTATAATCGTCTGGTCATCTTCCGTACGCGAAAATTTCATCAAAGAAATATGGGCAATCGACCTTAGATTGTAGGAAGGTATTTTGATCATAGTAGCCAGCCTGCTTTTCATAGCAGCTACTTTGCGTACAATGCCCGGTCCGGGAGAAAGGAGCAGAAAGTACTCATAAAAACTAAATAATGACAGCTGTGCATAGTTCACCCTCGGCATATCGAAGAACATTTAACATGACAATAAATGTGGTGAAATAATGGGGTAGCAGGTAGTACTTAAAATTACTAAAAGTACGGATAACTAACAAAGTTTGTTTTTGGAGAATGGGCTGTGTTTAGTTGCCTTGTGCTGCCGGCAACAACCTGCTGTAGGCTGCCAATACAAGGTTTACTTTCTGCCGGTGCTCTGCCCGTACCGCCCGTACGCTCCGTTGCTTCACAAAGGCGCTAAGCCGGATAATTTCATCATCCAGAATAAACAAAATTATTTCGATCCGTAGCATTCTGTCCCTTTGGGTAATGCCTGGAATATTGTCGCCCATCGTGGAACGGGAGAGGAAATCTTCCAGGACGAAACACTCAAAAAGGGCCGGGTCCTGCTCGTACAATGCCGGGACCGCCCTGGAGAAACTGCGTTCTATCTTCTGGATGGCCGCAGCCATGCGCGAGGAATGCATAAAACGCCGGATACGTCTTCTCAAACGGGTCAGCACCTGTACGGCAGTGGTCTGTTTAAACTTAATACAGGCTTCTATCTGAAACCCGACAAGCACTTTGATGTGTAGTTCGGATTTAAGAAGATGGTCATCCATCGTGACGCCTTTGACTACTACAATCTCGTCGGAGGAATGGTGGTCCAACAGATAGGTTTTAAATAGTTCCGGGTTGGTTTGGTATAAAGGTATTTCGGGCCTGTTCATAACGAATGGGTATTTGGGGTCAATGAACTATACCTATAGATACAGTTTAATACAGGATTTGTTCAGCTGGGTTGTTTTTTTGAATACTTTGTGGAAATATTATATTTATATTGTTTGTTATTCTGTATCTGGTCATTAAAAGTTCCCGAGCTATGAATGTTTTTCGGCTAATCGCGAGGAGGCTGTCTTTCACTATGCTCCAGCAATACGTCAGCGCATTACTACCACCGGAATTGCCAAAGCCGGTGCATATGCTGCTATTACATTGGGGGTCTTTGGAATGATCTATTGTCTTCCGTTTTTATTCTCTTCTTCCATGGAAGACCTGGTAGGTGCCGGCTTCCCGTTTGTGGGCGGAGCTATTATAGCCAGTGCAGGATTGATTGCATCGTCTAATCTGGCGAAGGGAGACAGAAATGTTGTTGTCAGATAACATGCCTGGTTAACGTTTTCCTGAATAGGTCTTTATCGGTAGAATCCTTGCCAGTACTGAAAAGGACTCGCAGCAAATAAAGCGAGCTTTATGGTTCACCATAAAATGTACTGTATGAAAAAGCAAAACAAATTGCGGGCAAAACTAGCCTTAAAAAAGACAAACATTGCGCTGCTTCTTGGGAAGGATAGCACTATTAACGCTGAAGTTATCAAAGGCGGGGCAACTATCACCGAAACCTGTCAGATCTGCCCGCCGAGAACAAAAGATTTTAAATGCCCTACTAATACGCTGCCACTGACTGCTTGCTAATGTAGTAGATACAGCTTACAGCCACCTTAGGGTGGCTCCTTTACCTGGTAATAAGGCAAGGCTGAAAAAAATGAAAAACGCCCAATTCCAGCCTTACTGAAATTGGGCGAATAAGCCTTTTTGTAGTCCCGACAGGGATCGAACCTGTATCTAAAGTTTAGGAAACTTCTATTCTATCCATTGAACTACGGGACCATCCTGATGCCCTTTTGGGGGTATCGGGTTGCAAAAGTAAGGGTTTTAAATTAATATTTAAAGACTTTCTATATCAACTTTCCCATTTGAAGGGGCATAAATACTGTCTATTTCCTTTTTGTACTTTTCAAGGATCACCTTCCTTTTGGCCTTCAGGGTGGGTGTCAGCTCACCGGCGTCAACTGTCCATTCGCGTGGCAGCAGCTGGAACTTTTTCACCTGTTCGATGTGGTTAAAGAACTGATTGTACTTATCCACGGCCTGTTTATAGAGGTCCAGCACTTCCTTGCGCTGCAGCAGTTCTTCGTTGCTGCCGGCGGAAATGCCTCTTTTCTGGGCCCAGCTGCGGAGATTGTCGAAGGCGGGCACAATCAGTGCTGCGGTAAATTTGCGGTCTTCGCCTACCACCATGATCTGTTCTATATAGGGTGATTCCTTGAATTTGTTTTCTATCGGCTGGGGCGCGACGAACTTACCACCGGAAGTTTTAAACAGTTC
The Chitinophaga varians genome window above contains:
- a CDS encoding AraC family transcriptional regulator → MKQIVLAVIAYAVQRDIDAAKLCQLAGINLKTLKKTDAPPVAQQQLDALWLHGAQLSGDPLFALHFAASVQPAALGIVGQIVQTSATVGEALTHAAALAGHLTDQCRLEIARNSKNFTVRFIPAAGNINEPTMAFRNLMELLMVITIHEVTGLMLEKIAPLAVRLPYNVPDITAYEQIFRCRPVKRAGEYALVFDARYWEEPILSANYELQNMLLKKVASMAQQPSKTVNNLQTRVYNYLLANSYLGIISLEEMAANFNLSPRSLQRKLKEEGVKYQEIADAVRKSLALYYISAGSYPLKDISYMLGYNEMSAFTRAFRRWTGSSPLQYQSL
- a CDS encoding 2'-5' RNA ligase family protein, whose product is MPRVNYAQLSLFSFYEYFLLLSPGPGIVRKVAAMKSRLATMIKIPSYNLRSIAHISLMKFSRTEDDQTIIRQVAHAVTGFKDFRVQFDGAGIFHHGRTATLMLQPVNSDAISSLHGRISSTFSYRRGNLTPHITIARNVARDELLKVNLHDFDCHDSFCCDKVTILKKAVDAPHYEILQEVPFIP
- a CDS encoding Na+/H+ antiporter, which produces MHHSLLLVLTLLFVVFMLVMLGQRLKISYPIFLVLAGLGIGFIPGLPKIEIDPDLVFTIFLPPLLYEAAWYTSWNDFWKWKRPIMMLAFGAVIFTSCIVAYVSHSMIPGFTLALGFLLGGIISPPDAVAATSVLKHLKVPKRAMTVLEGESLINDASSLIIFRFAALAVVSGQFVIHQAIGDFFLSAGMGILIGLAVANIMYAIHRWLPTTPSIDSALTLMTPYFIYLAAEQFHFSGVLAVVSGGLFLSYRSHAIFPDGATRMQMLGVWSTLIFVLNGIIFMLIGLELPTIVHALGNYSIGDAIRYGLVIAFLTILVRLFWVYPGAFIPRMLSKKIRTQEASPGWKGPLVVGWAGMRGVVSLASALSVPLLFPHRNLIVFITFIVILVTLVFQGLTLPWLIKLIKVGEIDDITPLAEQEAGMRLAMMKVALQRLEEKYSFEANDNELVGFLKKDLEHNISSTSARLESLECDDTEKTEVELYHAVLMDIYAQQRQELFRLRQHNTFSDEVIRSQEMQLDLDEMKIRHPGHE
- a CDS encoding DoxX family membrane protein: MENNTIAFVLLRLAVAASMFGHGLVRLPKLNGFSHWMTASFEKSMLPGALVVPFSYILPIAEFVIGLLLILGLFTRLSLIAGAVVMIMLIMGSTLIEDWGNLPSQMIHAAFFAVLLVFIKYNGFALDKVISK
- a CDS encoding AraC family transcriptional regulator, which encodes MIQENLYQPFEIEYRECTECPIDAHKHNFFELVYIVEGSGVQCVNKNQLPYSADKLFLVMPQDCHSFEVKDSTKFFFIRFNDVYLKNQPKEWIQQLEFIFQNNNHLPGCILKNKTDKPLVKSLIEALIREQVNQQPYHKALSQQMVNTILLVVARNISSQLPEPSRQPGKSDASLNILHYIHENIYSPEKLRAEQIATHFNISPTYLSEYFKRNNGDSLQQYIMQYKLKLVETRLQYSSLRVGEIAYELGFTDESHLNRMFKKYKGVNPSAFRKELQLQLQPG
- a CDS encoding SMI1/KNR4 family protein — protein: MQEYWTRWENWIRQQAPRLLHVLNPGAPYGAMESLEKLTESAIPADFKDFYAIHDGQHKARPGLIDGDQLLPVEEITNKWHYWHDLVASGTYTYNDEPIASEPDTGIRADWWNPHWIPFTADGFGNFLCIDLDPAPEGNYGQIITLWHDDGHREIVARSFREWINNYLDALERGDYIFVKKWGIVHKNTTFNYND